In Candidatus Limnocylindrales bacterium, a single window of DNA contains:
- a CDS encoding acyl carrier protein, giving the protein MTEAQIKETIFKVLGRIAPEAQLDKLAPNDNLRETLDIDSFDYLQFLIGLNEELGVEIPEADYGQLTTLADLIRYLSARVR; this is encoded by the coding sequence ATGACCGAAGCACAGATTAAGGAGACTATCTTTAAGGTCCTGGGACGGATCGCCCCGGAAGCCCAGTTGGATAAACTTGCACCTAATGACAACCTCCGAGAAACATTGGACATTGACTCCTTCGATTACCTCCAGTTCCTTATCGGTCTCAATGAGGAACTGGGCGTGGAGATCCCAGAAGCAGACTACGGACAGTTGACTACCCTGGCCGATCTTATCCGTTACCTTTCGGCTCGTGTCCGTTGA
- a CDS encoding DNA polymerase ligase N-terminal domain-containing protein yields the protein MATYHPKQNSVKSPKPWSMRLDNKQHRFVVQEHQASHLHYDFRLEMAGVLRSWAVPKGPPQKPGIRRLAVQVEDHPVDYINFEGVIPEGLYGAGMVHIWDQGTYSLEKAGPDQLKFTLQGQKLKGPYVLVRIKGRSRDWLLIKLKES from the coding sequence TTGGCAACCTATCATCCAAAACAAAATTCTGTGAAATCACCAAAGCCCTGGAGTATGAGGCTGGATAACAAACAGCACCGCTTCGTTGTGCAGGAGCATCAGGCCAGTCACTTACACTATGACTTCCGACTGGAGATGGCAGGGGTACTGCGGAGTTGGGCCGTGCCCAAGGGTCCACCCCAAAAACCCGGCATACGTCGCCTGGCCGTGCAAGTAGAGGACCATCCCGTAGATTATATTAATTTTGAAGGGGTTATCCCTGAAGGTCTGTATGGAGCAGGGATGGTCCATATCTGGGATCAAGGAACCTATTCGCTGGAGAAAGCCGGGCCGGACCAACTCAAGTTCACCTTACAGGGTCAAAAGTTAAAGGGTCCCTATGTATTGGTACGTATAAAAGGTCGCTCTCGGGATTGGTTACTCATTAAATTAAAAGAAAGTTGA
- the pdhA gene encoding pyruvate dehydrogenase (acetyl-transferring) E1 component subunit alpha, with protein MSPETIIKPTNTETIPSQRIVPISREHALHLLYQMIRIRRFEAKSAELYGAMKIRGFLHLYDGEEAVAVGVMEALRPEDAVVATYREHGHALARGIPAGAIMAEMYGKQEGCSRGRGGSMHLFDAKTRFYGGNAIVGGGLPLAVGLALADKMQGKRRVTCCFFGDGAVAEGEFHESMNLAALWQLPVLFICENNLYAMGTALQLSQSITDLAKKAAGYAVAAEAVDGMDVLAVEVAAKKAVEIVRAGEGPYFLECRTYRFRGHSAFDTELYRTKAEVEEWKKRDPIKTFIEYLKNQGLVSEMDLNELERKVADEIKEAVDFAEAGTWEPVEDLTRFVYSERREV; from the coding sequence ATGAGTCCAGAAACCATCATAAAGCCAACGAATACAGAGACAATACCCTCACAGAGGATAGTCCCTATCAGTCGTGAACATGCCCTGCATCTGCTATACCAGATGATTCGGATTCGGCGTTTTGAAGCAAAGTCGGCTGAATTGTATGGGGCCATGAAGATCCGTGGTTTCCTGCACCTGTACGATGGTGAGGAGGCGGTGGCCGTGGGGGTGATGGAAGCTCTCAGACCTGAAGATGCCGTCGTGGCCACCTATCGGGAACATGGTCATGCCCTGGCACGGGGGATTCCTGCGGGTGCGATTATGGCAGAGATGTATGGTAAACAGGAGGGTTGCAGTCGGGGTCGGGGGGGGTCCATGCACCTCTTTGATGCTAAGACGCGTTTCTATGGAGGTAATGCCATTGTTGGTGGCGGTTTGCCCCTCGCAGTAGGATTGGCTCTGGCAGACAAGATGCAGGGTAAGCGACGTGTAACCTGTTGCTTCTTTGGAGATGGTGCTGTTGCCGAAGGGGAATTCCATGAATCCATGAATCTTGCGGCTCTCTGGCAGCTTCCGGTTTTATTTATTTGTGAGAATAATCTATACGCCATGGGAACTGCCTTGCAATTATCTCAGTCCATTACGGATCTAGCCAAGAAGGCAGCCGGCTATGCCGTGGCTGCTGAAGCTGTGGATGGGATGGATGTACTGGCTGTAGAGGTAGCAGCCAAAAAAGCAGTTGAGATCGTGCGAGCCGGCGAAGGGCCCTATTTTCTAGAGTGTCGGACCTACCGTTTCCGAGGTCATTCGGCGTTTGATACAGAGTTATATCGGACTAAAGCTGAGGTTGAGGAATGGAAGAAACGGGACCCCATTAAGACCTTCATCGAGTATCTTAAAAACCAGGGGCTTGTCAGTGAGATGGACTTAAATGAGCTGGAACGGAAAGTAGCCGACGAAATTAAAGAAGCTGTAGACTTTGCAGAAGCGGGGACTTGGGAACCTGTAGAAGATCTGACACGCTTTGTTTACTCAGAACGGAGGGAGGTATGA
- a CDS encoding dihydrolipoamide acetyltransferase family protein gives MPSLGADMKAGTLVAWRVKPGDRVKRGDIIAEVETEKGLVEVEVFEEGVVDQIFVQPGEKVPVETVLAMIRPEGMPAVSAPAEVPQAAVKEHVPAEAGPEVKPGLEVSHLPGQPPQRRIRVSPLARKLAAELGIDLSTVQGTGPMGAIERADVERAAAKRLAEKAPTPSVSEKPGPPTMEKPAVTEFQIGMRRAIAAAMSRSNREIPHYYLETRIDMSRALRWLEAENQRRSIKERLLPAVLLIKAVARALGEVPELNGYWIDDRLQPQEAIHIGFAISLRQGGLVVPAIHHVDLKSLDELMEALRDLITRVRAGRLRSPEMTDATITITNLGDLGVEKVFGVIYPPQVALVGFGKITEQPWAENGMIGIRPVLTATLAADHRATDGHQGGRFLEALNRHLQEAAKL, from the coding sequence ATGCCCAGTTTGGGTGCTGATATGAAAGCAGGTACTTTGGTTGCCTGGAGGGTCAAACCCGGTGATCGCGTCAAGCGTGGTGATATCATCGCCGAAGTAGAGACAGAAAAAGGGCTTGTTGAAGTGGAGGTCTTCGAAGAGGGTGTGGTGGATCAGATTTTCGTTCAGCCTGGGGAGAAAGTTCCTGTGGAGACGGTGCTGGCCATGATTCGTCCTGAGGGAATGCCGGCGGTATCTGCCCCCGCAGAGGTCCCACAAGCAGCAGTAAAAGAGCATGTTCCAGCGGAGGCAGGACCGGAGGTAAAACCAGGCCTCGAAGTCTCGCACCTGCCGGGTCAACCCCCGCAGAGACGTATCCGGGTTTCGCCCCTGGCCCGCAAATTGGCGGCTGAGCTTGGAATTGATCTGAGTACCGTGCAGGGAACAGGTCCTATGGGAGCCATCGAGCGAGCCGATGTTGAGCGTGCCGCAGCGAAAAGACTCGCAGAAAAAGCTCCCACACCATCAGTTTCGGAGAAACCTGGACCACCTACTATGGAAAAGCCTGCCGTCACCGAGTTCCAGATTGGTATGCGACGAGCCATCGCCGCAGCCATGTCTCGCTCCAATCGCGAGATCCCTCATTATTACTTAGAGACCCGTATCGATATGAGTCGTGCCCTCCGATGGTTAGAAGCGGAAAATCAAAGGCGCTCCATCAAGGAGCGACTCTTACCTGCTGTATTGCTGATCAAGGCAGTAGCACGGGCATTAGGGGAAGTACCTGAACTCAATGGTTATTGGATCGATGACCGCCTTCAACCTCAGGAAGCGATACACATTGGCTTTGCCATCTCGCTCCGGCAAGGCGGATTGGTTGTGCCCGCCATTCACCATGTAGACTTGAAGAGTTTAGATGAACTGATGGAGGCACTGCGAGATCTGATTACGCGAGTACGGGCCGGTCGTCTGCGTAGTCCTGAAATGACCGATGCAACCATTACTATAACGAATCTGGGCGACCTGGGTGTCGAGAAGGTCTTTGGAGTCATCTATCCACCCCAGGTGGCACTGGTAGGCTTTGGCAAAATCACAGAGCAGCCCTGGGCAGAGAATGGTATGATCGGAATCCGACCGGTTCTGACAGCAACCCTGGCGGCAGATCATCGTGCCACCGATGGGCACCAGGGAGGTCGGTTCCTGGAAGCCCTCAACCGTCACCTGCAGGAGGCAGCCAAGTTATGA
- a CDS encoding alpha-ketoacid dehydrogenase subunit beta, with the protein MKENPQMIRLTYREAVREAIREALRKDDRVFLMGEDVGRYGGCFAVSKGLLQEFGPERIRDTPLSESAFVGAGIGAAMGGMRPIVEIMTVNFSLLAADQILNNAATILHMSGGQFNIPLVIRMATGGGRQVAAQHSHSLEGWYAHIPGIKVLTPATLEDARGMLWTALEDPDPVLIFENSNLYNMEGQLPADAGPVDIHRARVRRPGSDVTIITYSASLFKALDAAEILAREGIDAEVIDLRTLRPLDQETFLASVTKTHRAVIVDEGWRSGSISAEIAARIMEGAFYELDAPVERICSAEVPMPYAKHLEQAALPQTETIVATIKRMMHS; encoded by the coding sequence ATGAAGGAAAATCCACAGATGATCCGACTGACTTATCGAGAAGCAGTACGGGAAGCGATCCGGGAGGCCTTACGCAAGGACGATCGGGTGTTTTTGATGGGTGAGGATGTTGGCCGCTATGGTGGCTGTTTTGCCGTCAGCAAAGGTTTACTCCAGGAGTTCGGTCCGGAGCGTATCCGTGATACTCCGTTGTCGGAATCAGCTTTTGTCGGTGCCGGGATAGGTGCTGCGATGGGCGGCATGCGCCCTATTGTGGAGATCATGACGGTGAATTTCAGTCTCCTGGCTGCCGATCAAATCCTCAACAACGCCGCTACGATTCTTCACATGTCGGGCGGTCAGTTTAACATTCCACTGGTCATTCGAATGGCAACCGGTGGGGGTCGACAAGTAGCAGCCCAACATTCCCACAGTCTGGAAGGTTGGTATGCCCATATCCCGGGGATCAAAGTGTTAACTCCGGCAACGCTGGAAGATGCCCGGGGTATGCTTTGGACTGCCCTTGAGGATCCAGATCCCGTGCTGATCTTTGAAAATTCCAACCTCTACAATATGGAAGGTCAGCTACCTGCCGATGCAGGTCCGGTGGATATCCACCGGGCCCGTGTGCGGAGGCCAGGGAGTGATGTAACGATCATTACCTATAGTGCAAGCCTCTTCAAAGCCCTGGATGCGGCAGAAATTCTGGCAAGGGAAGGGATTGATGCTGAAGTTATTGATCTGCGCACGCTACGCCCTTTAGACCAGGAAACCTTTTTGGCCTCAGTGACCAAGACTCACCGTGCAGTGATCGTGGACGAAGGCTGGCGCAGTGGGAGCATCTCGGCTGAGATCGCCGCACGTATCATGGAGGGTGCTTTCTACGAGTTAGACGCTCCAGTTGAACGCATTTGTAGTGCAGAGGTTCCCATGCCTTATGCCAAACATCTGGAGCAGGCGGCATTACCCCAAACCGAGACCATTGTAGCAACGATTAAAAGAATGATGCATTCCTGA